The Pelmatolapia mariae isolate MD_Pm_ZW linkage group LG10_11, Pm_UMD_F_2, whole genome shotgun sequence genome includes a region encoding these proteins:
- the coro6 gene encoding coronin-6 isoform X1: protein MSRSIVRQSKFRHVFGQVVKAEQGYDDIRVSKVTWDSSFCAVNPKFLAVIVESSGGGAFLVLPLSKTGRVDKNYPLVIGHSGPVLDIDWCPHDDNILASCSEDCTAMVWQIPDHTLTRPLSDPVVVLEGHSKRVGIVSWHPTARNILLTAGSDNLIIIWNVGTGEPLISMDDHPDLIYSVSWNRNGSLFCTTCKDRRLRVCDPRKREVVAERLAPHEGIRPMRAIFTRDGNIFTTGFTRMSQRELGLWDPTNFEEPIALLELDTSNGVLLPYYDPDANMVYLCGKGDSSVRYFEITEEPPYVHYLNTFSSKEPQRGMGFMPKRGVDVSKCEIARLYKLLDKKCEPITMTVPRKSDLFQDDLYPDTAGPEPAMEPEEWLDGRDEDPILVSMRQGYVPPKSRELKVVKKNVLDSRPTTRRSMSTLDTNSLPLSPVFSLISSSPSHLP from the exons ATGAGTCGCAGCATCGTGCGGCAGAGCAAGTTTCGTCACGTCTTCGGCCAGGTGGTAAAGGCTGAGCAGGGTTACGATGACATTCGTGTGTCCAAGGTGACATGGGACAGCTCCTTCTGCGCCGTCAATCCAAAGTTCTTGGCAGTCATCGTTGAATCCAGTGGAGGAGGAGCGTTTCTCGTCCTGCCCCTTTCTAAG ACAGGTCGTGTGGATAAGAACTACCCGCTGGTGATTGGTCACTCTGGACCCGTCCTGGATATCGATTGGTGCCCTCATGACGACAATATCCTGGCCAGCTGTTCGGAGGACTGCACTGCAATg GTGTGGCAAATTCCAGATCACACTTTGACCCGCCCCCTGTCGGACCCCGTGGTGGTCTTGGAGGGACACTCCAAACGAGTCGGCATTGTCAGCTGGCACCCCACCGCACGCAACATACTACTCACTGCAG GCAGTGACAACCTGATAATTATCTGGAACGTGGGGACAGGTGAACCCCTCATCTCCATGGACGACCATCCAGACCTCATCTACAGCGTCAGCTGGAACCGTAACGGCAGCTTGTTTTGCACCACCTGTAAGGATCGACGTCTGCGTGTCTGTGATCCACGCAAAAGAGAAGTGGTGGCG GAACGTCTGGCTCCACATGAGGGCATCAGGCCAATGAGAGCAATCTTCACCAGAGATGGAAACATCTTCACTACAGGATTCACCAGGATGAGTCAGAGAGAGCTCGGCCTCTGGGACCCG ACAAATTTTGAGGAACCTATTGCACTTTTGGAGTTGGACACAAGTAATGGAGTATTGTTACCTTATTACGATCCAGATGCAAATATGGTCTACCTCTGTGGAAAG ggggACAGCAGTGTCCGGTACTTTGAGATCACAGAGGAACCACCGTATGTTCACTACCTCAACACCTTCAGCAGCAAGGAGCCCCAGAGAGGGATGGGCTTCATGCCCAAAAGAGGTGTTGATGTCAGCAAATGTGAGATTGCCAG GTTGTATAAGCTGCTTGACAAGAAATGTGAGCCCATCACAATGACAGTGCCCAGAAAA TCGGACCTCTTTCAAGATGATCTGTACCCAGACACAGCAGGACCCGAGCCTGCCATGGAACCCGAGGAGTGGCTTGATGGCCGAGATGAAGATCCCATCCTGGTGTCCATGAGGCAGGGCTACGTGCCGCCGAAGAGCAGAGAGCTCAAAGTGGTGAAGAAGAACGTCCTGGACTCCAGACCCACCACCCGACGCAGCATGTCCACTTTGGACACCAACAGCCTGCCG CTTTCACCTGTGTTTTCATTGATTTCCTCTAGTCCTAGTCACCTTCCTTAA
- the coro6 gene encoding coronin-6 isoform X2 produces MSRSIVRQSKFRHVFGQVVKAEQGYDDIRVSKVTWDSSFCAVNPKFLAVIVESSGGGAFLVLPLSKTGRVDKNYPLVIGHSGPVLDIDWCPHDDNILASCSEDCTAMVWQIPDHTLTRPLSDPVVVLEGHSKRVGIVSWHPTARNILLTAGSDNLIIIWNVGTGEPLISMDDHPDLIYSVSWNRNGSLFCTTCKDRRLRVCDPRKREVVAERLAPHEGIRPMRAIFTRDGNIFTTGFTRMSQRELGLWDPTNFEEPIALLELDTSNGVLLPYYDPDANMVYLCGKGDSSVRYFEITEEPPYVHYLNTFSSKEPQRGMGFMPKRGVDVSKCEIARLYKLLDKKCEPITMTVPRKSDLFQDDLYPDTAGPEPAMEPEEWLDGRDEDPILVSMRQGYVPPKSRELKVVKKNVLDSRPTTRRSMSTLDTNSLPPQLLERLLEEIQNLKATVLSQEKRICDLENKLSQYTNGTA; encoded by the exons ATGAGTCGCAGCATCGTGCGGCAGAGCAAGTTTCGTCACGTCTTCGGCCAGGTGGTAAAGGCTGAGCAGGGTTACGATGACATTCGTGTGTCCAAGGTGACATGGGACAGCTCCTTCTGCGCCGTCAATCCAAAGTTCTTGGCAGTCATCGTTGAATCCAGTGGAGGAGGAGCGTTTCTCGTCCTGCCCCTTTCTAAG ACAGGTCGTGTGGATAAGAACTACCCGCTGGTGATTGGTCACTCTGGACCCGTCCTGGATATCGATTGGTGCCCTCATGACGACAATATCCTGGCCAGCTGTTCGGAGGACTGCACTGCAATg GTGTGGCAAATTCCAGATCACACTTTGACCCGCCCCCTGTCGGACCCCGTGGTGGTCTTGGAGGGACACTCCAAACGAGTCGGCATTGTCAGCTGGCACCCCACCGCACGCAACATACTACTCACTGCAG GCAGTGACAACCTGATAATTATCTGGAACGTGGGGACAGGTGAACCCCTCATCTCCATGGACGACCATCCAGACCTCATCTACAGCGTCAGCTGGAACCGTAACGGCAGCTTGTTTTGCACCACCTGTAAGGATCGACGTCTGCGTGTCTGTGATCCACGCAAAAGAGAAGTGGTGGCG GAACGTCTGGCTCCACATGAGGGCATCAGGCCAATGAGAGCAATCTTCACCAGAGATGGAAACATCTTCACTACAGGATTCACCAGGATGAGTCAGAGAGAGCTCGGCCTCTGGGACCCG ACAAATTTTGAGGAACCTATTGCACTTTTGGAGTTGGACACAAGTAATGGAGTATTGTTACCTTATTACGATCCAGATGCAAATATGGTCTACCTCTGTGGAAAG ggggACAGCAGTGTCCGGTACTTTGAGATCACAGAGGAACCACCGTATGTTCACTACCTCAACACCTTCAGCAGCAAGGAGCCCCAGAGAGGGATGGGCTTCATGCCCAAAAGAGGTGTTGATGTCAGCAAATGTGAGATTGCCAG GTTGTATAAGCTGCTTGACAAGAAATGTGAGCCCATCACAATGACAGTGCCCAGAAAA TCGGACCTCTTTCAAGATGATCTGTACCCAGACACAGCAGGACCCGAGCCTGCCATGGAACCCGAGGAGTGGCTTGATGGCCGAGATGAAGATCCCATCCTGGTGTCCATGAGGCAGGGCTACGTGCCGCCGAAGAGCAGAGAGCTCAAAGTGGTGAAGAAGAACGTCCTGGACTCCAGACCCACCACCCGACGCAGCATGTCCACTTTGGACACCAACAGCCTGCCG CCTCAGCTGCTTGAGAGGTTGCTGGAAGAGATTCAGAATCTGAAGGCCACAGTGTTGTCTCAGGAGAAGAGAATCTGTGACCTGGAGAATAAGCTTTCCCAGTACACCAATGGCACTGCCTGA